A DNA window from Myxococcales bacterium contains the following coding sequences:
- a CDS encoding outer membrane protein assembly factor BamD, with the protein MFRSVDPPPATPRAHTSSVLSQAASRRLARAALWLVVACAAAPLAGCASDGDDRPVTYSVSAKQNYEKGLTELADENYIEADKYFRFVKSKFPFSKFAVLSELGLADAKFKRGEYISAIDAYKAFIRLHPTHEKVEDGYVAYRIALAYVQDMPEDWLILPPSFEKDQSAVRDALRELSDFLDKYPDSKYVDDALKDRREVVRRLVEHEVYVARFYLDQGHPKAAIMRLTGAIERFPDSGREAELLLTLGETHLEMGNAGSAKQTFEKVKEEYEGEPQARRADVYLDFIRRRFGEAPRDKPKPSKRTEPQPGDAERAS; encoded by the coding sequence GTGTTTCGCTCCGTCGACCCGCCGCCCGCAACACCCCGCGCGCACACATCTTCCGTTCTCTCCCAGGCCGCGTCACGCCGGCTCGCGAGGGCTGCGTTGTGGCTCGTCGTGGCGTGCGCGGCGGCCCCCCTGGCGGGATGCGCCAGCGACGGGGACGACCGGCCCGTGACGTACTCGGTGAGCGCCAAGCAAAACTACGAAAAGGGCCTGACCGAGCTGGCCGACGAAAACTACATCGAGGCGGACAAGTATTTCCGCTTCGTCAAGTCGAAGTTTCCCTTCTCGAAGTTCGCCGTGCTCTCGGAGCTCGGCCTGGCTGACGCCAAATTCAAGCGGGGCGAGTACATCTCGGCCATCGATGCGTACAAGGCCTTCATCCGGCTGCATCCCACCCATGAGAAAGTGGAGGACGGCTACGTGGCGTACCGCATCGCCCTGGCTTACGTGCAAGACATGCCCGAGGACTGGCTCATTTTGCCGCCCTCGTTCGAGAAGGACCAGTCGGCCGTCCGGGATGCGTTGAGAGAGCTATCCGACTTCCTCGACAAATACCCCGACTCGAAGTACGTCGACGACGCACTGAAGGACCGGCGCGAGGTGGTGCGGCGCCTGGTGGAACACGAGGTCTACGTGGCGCGGTTCTACCTCGACCAGGGCCATCCGAAAGCCGCGATCATGCGGCTGACAGGTGCGATCGAGCGCTTCCCCGACTCGGGCCGTGAGGCGGAGCTGCTGCTGACTTTGGGTGAGACCCACCTCGAGATGGGGAACGCAGGAAGCGCAAAGCAAACCTTCGAGAAGGTCAAAGAAGAGTACGAGGGTGAGCCTCAAGCCCGGCGCGCCGATGTCTATCTGGATTTCATCCGGCGCAGGTTCGGCGAGGCGCCTCGTGACAAACCGAAGCCCTCGAAGCGGACCGAACCACAGCCGGGCGACGCCGAGCGCGCGAGCTGA
- a CDS encoding tetratricopeptide repeat protein → MDDHLKTMLVRGRDHYRANEYELAERLLSEVAKAKPPFPDVYEMLGVIAHQRGAMERAEALFEEALTLNPNYTEAAMYLAVTYSDQGKYEEARQVYERMLGGKEPTPKRVDRLVKGKIANMHADVGHAYQEAGFFAEAVEEYRKALTLAPGFLDVRAKLAMALREAGRSTEAIAELEDVKRENPRFLSVRLHLGLAYFAERRLAEAEREWLHVLTIEPGNRMAKLYLGLLTTTR, encoded by the coding sequence ATGGACGATCACCTGAAAACGATGTTGGTCCGCGGGCGCGACCACTACCGCGCCAACGAATACGAGCTGGCGGAGCGTCTTTTGTCGGAGGTGGCGAAGGCGAAGCCGCCTTTCCCGGACGTCTACGAGATGCTGGGGGTCATCGCACATCAGCGCGGCGCCATGGAGCGGGCCGAAGCGCTCTTCGAAGAAGCCCTCACCCTGAACCCGAACTACACGGAAGCCGCGATGTACCTCGCCGTGACCTACAGCGATCAGGGCAAATACGAAGAGGCCCGTCAGGTCTACGAGCGCATGCTCGGGGGCAAAGAGCCCACGCCGAAGCGCGTAGACCGACTGGTCAAGGGCAAGATTGCCAACATGCACGCCGACGTGGGCCACGCCTACCAGGAGGCTGGTTTCTTTGCAGAAGCCGTCGAGGAATACCGCAAGGCCCTCACGCTCGCGCCGGGCTTTCTCGACGTGCGGGCCAAGCTGGCCATGGCGCTGCGTGAAGCAGGGCGCTCCACCGAGGCCATCGCGGAGCTCGAGGACGTCAAGCGAGAGAACCCGCGGTTCCTGTCCGTTCGCTTGCACCTGGGATTGGCCTACTTCGCCGAGCGACGCCTCGCGGAGGCCGAGCGCGAGTGGCTCCACGTTTTGACCATCGAGCCCGGCAACCGCATGGCAAAGCTGTATCTCGGCCTGTTGACGACCACCCGCTGA
- a CDS encoding tRNA pseudouridine(13) synthase TruD: protein MAVFRSSPETFTVHEVPAYEPSGDGAHAYVFVEKRGLTTPDAIRLLAEAVGVNPRDVGYAGMKDKHAVTRQWLSFPETAQTALAALDGAVLAARGLGIVSLSRHNNKLRIGHVRKNVFEVTLEQVDDGEAETLSRTYQRLAQEGVPNRYGQQRFGVTDNVAEGLALLRRQKRQPDRRKRTFLMSAVQSAVFNHVLDERVAQKLLTQVLAGDVLQKRPTGGLFTSTDAPTDQARLDAGELVITGPLPGVKAPRPSAGSPAEALESAAMAAVGLTEELVQANARDLPGARRPLVMNVESLAPPAFRDGRMVLNFALPAGAYATVVVEALLGRRGDPDLPEGPPT, encoded by the coding sequence ATGGCCGTCTTCCGCTCCAGCCCCGAAACATTCACCGTCCACGAGGTCCCTGCTTACGAACCCAGTGGTGACGGGGCGCATGCCTATGTTTTCGTCGAAAAGCGCGGATTGACCACGCCGGACGCCATTCGGCTCCTTGCGGAGGCGGTGGGCGTGAACCCGCGCGACGTGGGATACGCGGGCATGAAGGACAAACACGCCGTGACCCGACAGTGGTTGAGCTTCCCCGAGACGGCGCAGACCGCCCTCGCCGCCCTGGACGGCGCGGTCCTGGCCGCCCGAGGCCTGGGCATCGTCTCGTTGTCACGTCACAACAACAAGCTGCGCATCGGGCACGTGCGCAAGAACGTATTCGAGGTGACGCTCGAGCAGGTGGATGACGGGGAGGCCGAGACGTTGTCCCGTACCTACCAGCGGCTGGCCCAGGAGGGCGTTCCCAATCGCTACGGCCAACAACGCTTCGGGGTCACGGACAACGTGGCCGAGGGCCTCGCGCTGCTTCGGCGGCAAAAGCGGCAGCCGGATCGGCGCAAGCGCACGTTCTTGATGTCGGCCGTGCAATCGGCCGTCTTCAACCACGTGTTGGACGAAAGGGTGGCTCAAAAGCTGCTCACCCAGGTCCTGGCAGGCGACGTGCTGCAGAAGCGGCCCACCGGCGGGCTCTTCACCTCCACCGACGCCCCCACCGATCAGGCGCGGCTCGATGCGGGAGAGTTGGTAATTACGGGCCCCTTGCCCGGAGTCAAGGCGCCCCGGCCCAGCGCCGGCTCGCCGGCCGAGGCGCTCGAATCCGCGGCGATGGCCGCCGTGGGCCTGACAGAGGAGTTGGTGCAAGCCAACGCCCGCGATTTGCCGGGCGCACGCCGGCCCCTCGTGATGAACGTCGAGTCGCTGGCCCCTCCCGCTTTCAGGGACGGCCGCATGGTCCTCAACTTCGCGCTGCCTGCGGGCGCCTACGCCACGGTCGTCGTCGAGGCACTGCTCGGCCGCCGCGGTGACCCCGACCTGCCCGAAGGTCCACCCACGTGA
- a CDS encoding MotA/TolQ/ExbB proton channel family protein yields the protein MSLTERLLSFTLLGAEWVLWLLVVLSVASVAVMVERALALAAKGPAFENLEAGFARQLAEGNVSAARAALGSAKAPEVRVALAGLESYERGRTAVAEAMASAKSRERLFLERNLGVLGTLGNNAPFIGLFGTVLGIIKAFADLAKNSAGGAEVVMAGISEALVATAVGLLVAIPAVVAFNVFQGKVRRRLAHIDAIAHMILAARGDEASAPASAPSPARAGA from the coding sequence ATGAGCCTCACTGAACGCCTCCTCTCTTTCACCCTGCTCGGCGCCGAATGGGTGCTGTGGCTTCTTGTCGTGCTCTCGGTAGCCTCGGTGGCCGTCATGGTCGAGCGGGCCCTCGCGCTCGCCGCCAAGGGCCCCGCGTTCGAGAACTTGGAGGCCGGCTTTGCCCGCCAGCTGGCCGAAGGCAACGTGAGCGCCGCGCGCGCGGCCCTGGGCTCCGCGAAGGCCCCCGAGGTGCGCGTGGCCCTGGCCGGGCTCGAGAGCTACGAGCGCGGCCGCACCGCGGTGGCGGAGGCCATGGCCAGCGCCAAATCCCGCGAACGGCTGTTCCTCGAACGGAACCTCGGCGTGCTCGGGACGTTGGGCAACAACGCCCCCTTCATAGGCCTGTTCGGCACGGTCCTGGGCATCATCAAGGCCTTCGCCGACCTGGCGAAGAACAGCGCCGGGGGCGCCGAGGTCGTGATGGCCGGCATTTCCGAGGCTCTGGTCGCCACGGCCGTGGGCCTGCTGGTGGCGATCCCGGCCGTGGTCGCCTTCAACGTGTTTCAGGGCAAGGTGCGACGCCGCCTGGCGCACATTGACGCCATCGCCCACATGATCCTGGCGGCCCGGGGGGATGAAGCCTCAGCCCCCGCATCTGCCCCCAGCCCCGCCCGCGCCGGAGCTTGA
- a CDS encoding biopolymer transporter ExbD: MITDINVTPLVDIVLVLLIVFMVTTTYIVNPSIKVDLPKAATGSETTKTSLSLSLDKDGKLYLNGQPAAEAAVTTFIGSELPKNPELQAVIAADKVVAHGDVVHLIDLVKRAGVRRFAINVEAGGPLTPTP; encoded by the coding sequence ATGATCACGGACATCAACGTGACGCCCTTGGTCGACATCGTGTTGGTGCTGCTCATCGTGTTCATGGTGACGACAACCTACATCGTGAATCCCTCAATCAAGGTGGACCTGCCAAAAGCGGCCACCGGCAGTGAAACGACGAAAACGAGCCTCTCCCTCAGTTTGGACAAGGACGGCAAGCTCTACCTGAACGGGCAACCTGCTGCGGAAGCGGCTGTGACGACGTTCATCGGAAGCGAGCTACCCAAGAATCCGGAGCTTCAGGCCGTCATCGCGGCCGACAAAGTGGTTGCTCATGGCGATGTGGTCCATCTCATCGACCTCGTGAAACGGGCAGGCGTCCGGCGCTTTGCGATCAACGTGGAGGCGGGTGGCCCGCTGACGCCCACGCCCTGA
- a CDS encoding TonB family protein yields the protein MSAPASRAFVRVTPLAALGVSAALHVLVALSLLALPTKGARLRTEVVELEVIRPPPPEKPAVEPPPPPVPLPPPPRPKPARAPVPAPPKRAPVPPLPQAPPPSSSPPARADEEPPKPAFGLTPESLTEGPADVAMPVGNTVAMAPTGVRPPQTTASPYAGGTLGGAGNAPFAPVTESFVAEWPRTLQEVRAPYPEEARRLDVSGTVRLRVGIDETGRVREVKVLKRAGHGLDEAAVKAMWRFKFAPAKGTGGQAVPFRINYDYTFTPGA from the coding sequence GTGTCGGCGCCCGCCTCCCGTGCTTTCGTTCGCGTTACGCCGCTGGCCGCGCTCGGTGTGTCGGCGGCCCTTCACGTGCTCGTCGCCCTGTCTCTTCTCGCGCTGCCGACCAAAGGCGCCCGGCTCCGGACAGAGGTCGTCGAGCTCGAGGTGATCCGTCCTCCCCCGCCCGAAAAGCCGGCGGTGGAGCCTCCGCCTCCCCCTGTCCCACTGCCGCCGCCGCCCCGGCCGAAACCCGCCCGGGCGCCGGTCCCCGCCCCTCCCAAGCGCGCCCCCGTGCCCCCGCTGCCGCAAGCACCGCCCCCCTCGTCGAGCCCACCAGCGCGGGCCGACGAAGAGCCCCCGAAACCCGCGTTTGGGCTCACCCCGGAGAGCCTGACCGAGGGCCCCGCTGACGTGGCGATGCCGGTCGGCAATACCGTTGCCATGGCCCCCACGGGCGTAAGGCCGCCCCAAACGACAGCCTCCCCCTACGCCGGCGGCACCCTCGGGGGAGCGGGTAACGCCCCTTTCGCGCCCGTGACCGAAAGCTTCGTCGCAGAGTGGCCACGAACGCTCCAGGAGGTTCGTGCCCCCTACCCCGAGGAGGCCCGGCGCCTCGACGTGAGCGGCACGGTCCGCCTGCGGGTGGGTATCGACGAGACCGGGCGTGTGCGCGAGGTGAAGGTGCTCAAACGTGCAGGGCATGGACTCGACGAGGCCGCCGTGAAGGCCATGTGGCGCTTCAAGTTTGCTCCGGCCAAAGGTACCGGCGGTCAAGCCGTTCCGTTCCGAATCAACTACGACTACACCTTTACCCCCGGGGCCTGA
- a CDS encoding thrombospondin type 3 repeat-containing protein, producing the protein MVTAHGVPRRYASVLLGLGVASTVAMVASSAVAQDAPTEKSIEVQLFQSAIGPKGFLTVDSASVPAHKTFGLGLWFNYQRSPFSLYTVTGNDQLRQTVDVVEQQMTAELTGAVGLLDKLQLGMALPVTLMLDGKSYTSAGQAGPDLSGAGVGDLRLEVKGLLSHVSYGGSQRDDSDPTSEDVVGDSDFFVAAAAGVTVPTGNQDKFLGDKTVTGRARVILEYRKGDLRAGGYAGALFRKETQAFAAEVGHQVMYGVASEYSLHRQVALLAELFGRNGFNRYVDANPMELDVAMRVNITSMLAVTVGGGAGLIKGIGSPKARGFLGVTFNPDFRDADGDGVYDVDDRCPDAQEDRDGFRDRDGCPDPDNDGDALPDTEDKCPLDAEDVDQFQDEDGCPEPDNDGDGIPDLKDPCPNAAEDGQGRRPSDGCPSTTEDADGDGVVDAKDQCSDEPEDRDGFQDYDGCPDVDNDDDGIPDQFDTCPGEAEDPDGFADEDGCPDPDNDNDGFPDAQDQCPAEAETLNGNKDDDGCPDPGAEVVHLSEREIEVRERISFKGAALTPPGQVLVRLVALALKGHPELAQVRIEVSAGSDGEAQSRAEAIKQALVAEGVDGKRLRTTGKTARAAVSFVIETITPAPGAGAGGP; encoded by the coding sequence ATGGTGACCGCACACGGAGTACCCCGCAGGTACGCTTCGGTATTGTTGGGATTGGGCGTCGCGAGCACGGTCGCGATGGTGGCGAGCTCGGCGGTGGCGCAGGACGCACCTACCGAGAAGTCGATCGAGGTACAGCTGTTCCAGTCTGCGATCGGCCCCAAAGGCTTTCTCACCGTGGACAGCGCCTCGGTGCCAGCCCACAAAACCTTCGGGTTGGGCCTGTGGTTCAACTACCAAAGAAGCCCGTTTTCTCTCTATACGGTCACGGGAAACGACCAACTTCGACAAACCGTCGACGTGGTCGAGCAGCAGATGACGGCCGAGCTGACCGGCGCCGTGGGCTTGCTCGACAAGCTCCAGCTGGGCATGGCCTTGCCCGTCACGTTGATGCTCGACGGGAAAAGCTACACGTCAGCTGGTCAGGCTGGACCCGATCTGTCGGGCGCAGGGGTGGGAGACCTTAGGCTCGAGGTGAAGGGGCTCTTGTCCCACGTGAGCTACGGCGGCAGCCAGCGCGACGACTCCGACCCCACCTCCGAGGACGTCGTGGGCGATAGCGACTTCTTCGTGGCCGCGGCGGCAGGCGTGACGGTACCTACCGGCAATCAGGACAAGTTCCTCGGTGACAAGACGGTCACCGGGCGCGCCCGGGTGATTCTGGAGTACCGCAAGGGCGACCTCCGTGCCGGTGGGTACGCCGGCGCACTCTTCCGCAAGGAGACCCAGGCCTTCGCCGCCGAGGTAGGTCACCAAGTCATGTACGGTGTGGCTTCCGAGTACAGCCTGCACCGGCAGGTGGCGCTGCTGGCCGAACTGTTCGGCCGCAACGGTTTCAATCGTTACGTCGACGCGAACCCGATGGAGCTCGACGTGGCGATGCGTGTGAACATCACCAGCATGCTCGCCGTCACGGTGGGTGGCGGGGCAGGATTGATCAAGGGCATCGGCTCGCCCAAGGCCCGCGGATTTCTGGGCGTCACCTTCAACCCCGACTTCCGCGACGCGGATGGCGATGGCGTCTACGACGTGGACGACCGCTGCCCGGACGCCCAAGAAGATCGGGACGGCTTTCGGGACCGAGACGGCTGCCCCGACCCCGACAACGACGGCGACGCTCTGCCCGACACGGAAGACAAGTGTCCGCTCGACGCCGAAGACGTCGACCAGTTTCAAGATGAGGATGGCTGCCCCGAGCCCGACAATGATGGCGACGGCATACCCGACCTGAAAGATCCCTGCCCGAACGCAGCCGAAGACGGGCAAGGCAGGCGCCCGAGCGACGGTTGCCCCTCCACCACGGAAGACGCCGACGGCGACGGCGTCGTGGACGCCAAAGACCAGTGCAGTGACGAACCCGAAGACCGAGACGGCTTCCAGGATTACGATGGCTGCCCCGACGTGGACAACGACGACGACGGCATTCCCGACCAGTTCGACACCTGCCCCGGCGAAGCCGAGGATCCAGACGGGTTTGCGGACGAAGACGGCTGCCCCGACCCCGACAACGACAACGACGGCTTCCCCGATGCGCAGGACCAGTGCCCGGCCGAGGCGGAAACGCTCAACGGAAACAAAGACGACGACGGCTGCCCCGATCCAGGCGCCGAGGTGGTTCACCTCTCCGAACGCGAAATCGAGGTGCGGGAGCGCATTTCCTTCAAGGGCGCCGCGCTAACCCCACCCGGCCAGGTGCTGGTACGTCTCGTAGCGCTGGCGCTCAAGGGGCATCCGGAGCTCGCGCAGGTGCGAATCGAGGTGTCTGCCGGCAGTGACGGGGAAGCCCAAAGCCGCGCAGAGGCCATCAAGCAGGCGCTCGTGGCCGAGGGCGTGGACGGCAAGCGGCTCAGGACCACCGGGAAGACGGCTCGGGCCGCCGTGAGCTTCGTCATCGAGACCATCACCCCCGCGCCCGGCGCGGGAGCAGGGGGCCCCTAG
- a CDS encoding Stp1/IreP family PP2C-type Ser/Thr phosphatase encodes MTFKAQGWALTDVGQKRDHNEDSYLCNDEIALYAVADGMGGHLGGEKASRMAVDVLEQEISRGISLGVTRTNDAIPVPTPGLHPIAKAMRNAVNEATRTIWQTAQVNPQYAGMGTTMTGLIVHRDRVTICHVGDSRAYLYRQGQTRQLTEDHSWIAEQIRAGLVDPDDLIASRFRNIITRSVGFEPTVDPDLMTLPVEAGDCFLLCSDGLSNHVSAEEIGNVLATQFYAEAGQTLIEMANQRGGDDNITVLVVYVSNAP; translated from the coding sequence ATGACCTTCAAGGCGCAAGGATGGGCACTTACGGATGTGGGCCAAAAGCGGGACCACAACGAGGATAGCTATCTGTGCAACGACGAGATCGCGCTCTATGCCGTGGCCGACGGCATGGGCGGCCACCTCGGCGGCGAGAAAGCAAGCCGTATGGCCGTGGACGTACTCGAGCAAGAAATTTCGCGAGGCATTTCCCTCGGCGTCACACGAACGAACGACGCCATTCCCGTACCCACGCCCGGCCTTCACCCCATCGCCAAGGCGATGCGGAACGCAGTCAACGAGGCCACGCGCACGATCTGGCAAACGGCGCAGGTGAACCCGCAATACGCTGGTATGGGCACCACCATGACGGGTCTCATCGTGCATCGCGACCGTGTGACGATTTGCCACGTCGGTGACTCGCGCGCGTATCTGTACCGCCAGGGCCAAACCCGTCAGCTGACCGAAGATCACTCGTGGATCGCAGAGCAGATTCGGGCGGGCCTGGTCGATCCGGACGATCTCATCGCGTCGCGGTTCCGCAACATCATCACCCGTTCCGTGGGCTTCGAGCCCACCGTGGACCCCGACCTCATGACCTTGCCCGTAGAAGCGGGCGATTGCTTCCTGCTTTGCTCCGACGGGCTATCGAACCACGTCTCCGCCGAGGAGATCGGCAACGTGCTCGCGACGCAGTTCTATGCCGAGGCCGGGCAGACGCTGATCGAGATGGCGAACCAACGCGGCGGGGACGACAACATCACCGTGCTGGTGGTGTATGTGTCGAATGCCCCTTGA